From Methanomicrobia archaeon:
CAGATCTCGCAGTTCCACTCGCCGCTTGCATTTACTGACTGCTCCCATAGATGCGTGCCGTTACTCCCTTCCTTTGCTACTAGCGCCCCTGTTGTTGTATTGGTCGATACGTTATATACCCATTCATAGACGATGACCTCAAGCCAACCGTCTCCATCCAGATCCGCTATCCCGTCTACCCAGATCTCGCAGTTCCACTCGCCGCTTGCATTTACTGACTGCTCCCACAGATACGTGCCATTACTCCCCACCATTGCTACTATCACCGCTGTTGTTGTATTGGTCGATGCGGTGTAGCTACCTCTGCAGATGATAAAATCCATCAACGCGTCTCCAGTCAAGTCAAATCCTGTTCCCATCCAAAAACTGATCCCTGTTCCGCCCATGGGCTGTTCCCAGAGATGCGTGCCATTCGTCCCCTTCTTCGCTATTACGCTAAACGTCACAGTTTGTGATGAACTATTAACCACCAACTCGAAAACGATGAGATCATCCAAATCATCTCCATCGATGTCCGGGAGCAGCCATGTCCCGATATTGGTGGTCAAGTAGCCACTTGCGTTTACTGACTGTTCCCAGAGCTGCGTGCCATTGATACCCTTCTTTGCGATGAGTTTGGTCGTATCGAGGTCGAGCGACTCGTTATAGGTCCATTCACGGACAAGGACATCATTCAAGCCATCGCCATCTAGGTCCAGTGTCAACTCCATATCAACTTCAATTTCACACCATGTCCCCTGTATCGATTGCTCCTCCCACAGGTGCGTACCATCGTATCCTCTCTTTGCGAGTATCGCCATCGTCTCTGTATCTGTCGTTTCGTTATAACCCCCTTCAATAACGATCGCATCATCCAGACCATCGCCGTCCAGATCAAGTAGCAAATCGACCCACTTATCGCAATGCTCATAGCCACTTGCATTCACGGATTGCTCCCACAGGTGCGTACCATTGATACCTACCTTCGCTATTAAATTCCCCGTCTCTGTATCTACCGTCTCGTTATATACCCACTCGTAAACGATAACGTCCTCCAAGCCATCGCCGTCCAGATCTGCAAGCCAATCGAGCCACATGTCGCAATTCCAAAAGCCGCTTGCATTCACCGACTGCTCCCACAGATGCGTGCCATTTTTGCCCATTTTGGCTATTAACTTCACCGTCTCTGCATCTGCCGTTTCGTTATATACCCATTCGTAAACGATAACGTCCTCCAAACCGTCTCCATCTAGATCAGCTATCCCCGCTACCTCCTTATCGCAATTATCATAGCCACTTGCATTCACCGACTGCTCCCACAGGTGCGTGCCATTCGTCCCCTTCTTCGCTATTACTCTCGCTGTGATTGTATCCGTTGATTCGTTATAGATCCATTCTTCAACAAAAAAATCATCCAAATCATCCGCGTCCAGGTCTTCCAGCAAATAGAGCTCCATAAAAACCTCGGTTCCGCTAAGTGTCTGTTCCCAGAACGTTGTGCCATCATTTCCCTTCGTTGCGATTATCGTTACCGATTCGGTATCTTCCGATGCATTATACTCCCGAGCTCGCACAATCACGTCCTCCAACCCATCACCGTCGAGGTCCGTGATCCACTCGACCCGTATACTACAGTTCTCGTAGCCGCTTGCGCTTATAGAGTGTTCCCAGAGATGCGTACCATTGTTCCCTTCTTTTGCTATCACCTTCTTCGTCTCTACATCCGTCGATTCGTTATATTTGCGTTCGTAGACTATCACTTCGTTCAACTCGTCCTCGTCCAAGTTGAGCACCCATTCGGCACTAATGCCACACTCAGTTCCATTTACCGTCTGATTCCACAGATGCGTGCCATCGTAACCTCGTTTTGCAATCAATTTTTTCGTCTCGCTATCTGTCGATGCATGATATTCCCGCTCATAGACGATAACATCATCCAGGCCATCACCGTCGAGGTCAGTGAACCAGTCGACCCATATACTGCAATTTCCGGTCCCGTTCGCACTTACCGATTCTTCCCACAGGTGCGTGCCATTCGTCCCCTTCTTTATTATTATACTCCTTGTCTCGAGATCCGTGGCAGGGTCATATTTGATGGTGAATACCATAACATCCGGATTGTTGTCGCCGTCGACATCCAAGATGATATCTGCATCTGTGTTGTTAACCGCAAGGGATTGGTTCCAAAGAGTCGAGTAATTACCGGAAAGATTGAGGGAGCCTGACCCTTGCATCAGCCTCTCAGACACTTCTCTTGACGCACTGTCGAAAGGACTACTGAATCTCTTCTCTTCGTTCCCCGTTGATAACGGTGCGAACGCTACGACGGATTGAAGCTCTTCAGATTTGCCTCTCATACTCTTCCTTCCTGACCGTAGTTCCCTTTGATCTCCTGTCTGTTTCTCCACATCGCTAACGCCCATTAAATCTCCAAATACTGTTCGGCTTTGTAATTCACCGTTCCTCGTACCGTCAGTCATCTGCGAGATGTTATAATTACCGCCCACCACGTCTAGCCCTTCTGGAAGCAGTTTCATCCGCTGTTCCATCAGGTTCTTCATGGCCTCGAAGCTCGTCGCGTGCGCGTCTCCAGATCGCCTTCCCGCCATATCCGGAATCGCTGTAACCGGTACAGTTAACGCCATAAGCACCGAGATTGTCAACATCACTGCCAATGCAATACCTATCCAACTTCTCACTTTTTTCACTTTTCCACCTCCGCTAATCTTACCAGAACTCTATTCATGATTATAAAACTTTCGGCCAACCGCGAGAGAAAATAACTGAACAAAATAGGTACGTACTATAAATAGATGAAAGTAGCAATCGGCGGCACGTTTGACACGCTGCACGACGGACATAAGAAACTGCTGAAGACGGTGTTCGAGTTGAGCCGAGGGGGGAAGATAATCGTGGGCGTGACCTCCGATGCAATGGCTCGTGCCAGCAGAGACCGTGAGGTTCTCCCTTATGAAGTACGGGCTGAGAGCATCAGACGGTACATGCGCGAGGAATACGGCGTAGAAGTAAGAATCGTGGAGTTAAACGATCGTTATGGCGTCACCCTGGACGAGGATTTCGATTATATCGTTATATCGCCAGAGACGTATCCCGTGGCATTGGAGATAAACGAGCTCAGAGAAGCGCGTGGCAAGAAACCCATCCAGATCGTCACGGTTGAGCACGTCAAAGCGGCAGATGGCAAGGCGATATCGTCTACGAGGATAAAAGCGGGCGAGATCGATCAGCACGGGAGGCCGCTGCACCACGGGTAGGGGATAGAGAAAATGACCGTGGAAAGAGTACTTGCGGAGCTAAAGGGGCGAATTCCTGCAGTGGAAGAAACACATGCCCCGATACAGGCGGAAGATAGATAGCCTGCATACAGTGGCGCAGAGAACGGTAAAAATAAAAAGAAATGAAAAAGGCCTTAGCGCCTCTTTCGTGCTATGGTAACAGCAGCGATTGTCGATAGCAGGGCGAGCAGGGCGAATGCCCCTAACGGTGTCATGATGGGCGCTTCTACTGCTTCGCAGGGGTTGAATCCCGTGAGGAGTGTGATATCGCCACTTCTCGCAGCAGCATCACCAGTGTAAGACATAACTAGAATTGACTTCGATCACTCCCCCTTCCGGACGTGGGGCGAAATCATGGATAAGGATACTGCCGGAATTGCCTGCACTTGCATCCCCAGTCCAGAGCATTAAAAAAACAGGACCAAACGTTGTATGCGCGTTAACCGAAGTACTTGTAAAGTCGCCCGAATCCCCAGAGACACTGTTTCCCGTCGACAGAATCGAGGACCCAAAGGTTACCGGACCTGCGGCGAGTATTTCAAAAGAGCCGGAATCCCCACCGGAATCCCCATTAGCCCAGCCTGTCCCAAGTATGCCTGCATAACAGTTGAAACCCCTACCCAATGCGTATGCCGTAAGATGGCCTGATGTGCCGTTAGCGCTCGCCGACGAATAGATTTGGCAGCTGTTCATGTCGATACTACCACCACTCCACAGCTCCACAGCTCCGCTGTCGCTCCCCGCGGGGCTAGTGTGAATGAAGGCACTGAGGAGTGTGATCGTGTTGCTACCCTGGGCATACAATGCTACGTCTCCCGATGTGCCGTTATTGCTTGGCCCCGAGAAGATTTGGCTGCTGTTCACGT
This genomic window contains:
- a CDS encoding phosphopantetheine adenylyltransferase — translated: MKVAIGGTFDTLHDGHKKLLKTVFELSRGGKIIVGVTSDAMARASRDREVLPYEVRAESIRRYMREEYGVEVRIVELNDRYGVTLDEDFDYIVISPETYPVALEINELREARGKKPIQIVTVEHVKAADGKAISSTRIKAGEIDQHGRPLHHG
- a CDS encoding VCBS repeat-containing protein, producing the protein MKKVRSWIGIALAVMLTISVLMALTVPVTAIPDMAGRRSGDAHATSFEAMKNLMEQRMKLLPEGLDVVGGNYNISQMTDGTRNGELQSRTVFGDLMGVSDVEKQTGDQRELRSGRKSMRGKSEELQSVVAFAPLSTGNEEKRFSSPFDSASREVSERLMQGSGSLNLSGNYSTLWNQSLAVNNTDADIILDVDGDNNPDVMVFTIKYDPATDLETRSIIIKKGTNGTHLWEESVSANGTGNCSIWVDWFTDLDGDGLDDVIVYEREYHASTDSETKKLIAKRGYDGTHLWNQTVNGTECGISAEWVLNLDEDELNEVIVYERKYNESTDVETKKVIAKEGNNGTHLWEHSISASGYENCSIRVEWITDLDGDGLEDVIVRAREYNASEDTESVTIIATKGNDGTTFWEQTLSGTEVFMELYLLEDLDADDLDDFFVEEWIYNESTDTITARVIAKKGTNGTHLWEQSVNASGYDNCDKEVAGIADLDGDGLEDVIVYEWVYNETADAETVKLIAKMGKNGTHLWEQSVNASGFWNCDMWLDWLADLDGDGLEDVIVYEWVYNETVDTETGNLIAKVGINGTHLWEQSVNASGYEHCDKWVDLLLDLDGDGLDDAIVIEGGYNETTDTETMAILAKRGYDGTHLWEEQSIQGTWCEIEVDMELTLDLDGDGLNDVLVREWTYNESLDLDTTKLIAKKGINGTQLWEQSVNASGYLTTNIGTWLLPDIDGDDLDDLIVFELVVNSSSQTVTFSVIAKKGTNGTHLWEQPMGGTGISFWMGTGFDLTGDALMDFIICRGSYTASTNTTTAVIVAMVGSNGTYLWEQSVNASGEWNCEIWVDGIADLDGDGWLEVIVYEWVYNVSTNTTTGALVAKEGSNGTHLWEQSVNASGEWNCEIWVDWLLDLDDDGLDDAIVIEWVDNESPGTEMVKLIAKRGYDGTHLFEAQSNEPLWFAWWLLGPYDLDGDGQNDLLLWIPTEMYAVTYSEVYPNLFDTGESLNPYPSIGGTFNGTIKLQNDTVVHTLYTYPCTGTGGHSEYVRVWGDGIDVNATWSGYSGDWQTLTFDEVTLEAGKTYNITIELGSYPQILHETPVNATGGTITCTTFEDANGKKYHNWIPAIRIE